Proteins from one Mycobacterium sp. SMC-2 genomic window:
- a CDS encoding HdeD family acid-resistance protein codes for MCQTAAMQTTPGSPPAPSLLPHLWKSTLLSGFLSLVLGVLILAWPGRTVLVAAVLFGVYLLITGFAQVLFAFSLHVSAGSRILLFISGAASLILALLAFRHFGNAILLLAIWIGIGFIFRGVATTVSAIQDPQLPGRGWAIFIGVISLLAGIVVLASPLESIVTLALVVGVWFVVLGIFEIVSSFGIRKASKNLAG; via the coding sequence TTGTGCCAGACTGCGGCCATGCAAACTACACCTGGATCTCCCCCTGCTCCAAGTTTGTTGCCCCATCTGTGGAAATCGACCTTGTTGTCGGGATTCCTCTCGCTCGTCCTTGGCGTCCTGATCCTGGCCTGGCCCGGCAGGACCGTCCTGGTCGCCGCCGTCCTCTTCGGTGTCTATCTGCTGATCACCGGTTTCGCGCAGGTGCTCTTCGCGTTCAGCCTGCATGTTTCGGCGGGCAGCCGGATCTTGTTGTTCATCAGCGGAGCAGCGTCGCTGATCCTGGCACTGTTGGCATTCCGCCATTTCGGTAACGCAATCCTGTTGCTGGCCATCTGGATTGGGATCGGCTTCATCTTCCGCGGTGTGGCCACGACGGTTTCGGCCATCCAGGACCCGCAGCTGCCGGGGCGGGGATGGGCGATCTTCATCGGCGTGATCAGTCTGCTCGCCGGCATCGTCGTCCTGGCATCACCGCTGGAATCGATTGTCACGCTGGCACTCGTGGTCGGGGTGTGGTTCGTGGTCCTCGGCATCTTCGAAATCGTGTCGTCCTTCGGCATCCGGAAGGCTTCGAAGAACCTGGCCGGCTGA
- a CDS encoding adenylate/guanylate cyclase domain-containing protein has protein sequence MAAKKCGAPTVSDGSSRRPDYVAVVRAQTRDRHQHYAAAAARRARVLTITAWLAVTVSVSFVLVQIFSGSWLWQVSSINVLGAMVFAAVPWLQRFGELIAPLTFLGTAYVSVFASCVDVGTRSGAQLFFLVGACIVVLLLGIEHIVLASALAAVAAGLIIAVEFLIPRDTGLQPAWVQSTGFVVTTISSVVMVVVTVWFALRDTARAEAEMEAQYDRSEALLSNMLPASIAERLKEPDRGVIADKYDVASVLFADIVGFTERASSTAPADLVRFLDRLYSAFDALVDKHGLEKIKVSGDSYMVVSGVPRARPDHAQALADFALEMANVAAGLQDPHGNVVPLRVGMACGPVVAGVVGSRRFFYDVWGDAVNVASRMESTDSVGRIQVPQAMYERLKDEFVLQERGHIDVKGKGLMRTWYLIGRKAASETTKETTDLSAEASRRAHV, from the coding sequence GTGGCGGCAAAGAAATGCGGCGCCCCAACCGTATCGGATGGCTCATCGAGACGCCCGGACTACGTGGCCGTGGTGCGGGCACAGACGCGCGACCGCCATCAGCACTACGCCGCCGCGGCCGCCCGCCGGGCCCGGGTCCTGACCATCACCGCGTGGCTGGCCGTCACCGTGAGCGTGAGCTTCGTCCTGGTGCAGATCTTCAGCGGAAGCTGGTTGTGGCAGGTCAGCTCGATCAACGTCCTCGGCGCCATGGTCTTCGCTGCGGTGCCGTGGCTGCAGCGATTCGGCGAACTGATTGCCCCGCTGACCTTTCTGGGCACGGCCTACGTGTCGGTCTTCGCCAGCTGCGTGGACGTCGGCACCAGGTCGGGAGCACAACTCTTCTTCCTGGTGGGCGCCTGCATCGTTGTGCTGTTGCTGGGCATCGAACACATCGTTTTGGCGTCCGCGCTGGCCGCCGTGGCCGCCGGTCTGATCATCGCGGTCGAATTCCTGATCCCCCGCGACACCGGGCTGCAGCCGGCCTGGGTGCAATCGACCGGTTTTGTCGTCACAACGATCTCCAGCGTCGTGATGGTCGTCGTGACCGTGTGGTTCGCTCTGCGTGACACCGCACGCGCCGAGGCAGAAATGGAGGCGCAGTACGACCGCTCGGAGGCGTTGCTGTCCAACATGTTGCCGGCCAGCATCGCCGAGCGGCTCAAGGAGCCCGACCGCGGCGTGATCGCCGACAAGTACGACGTGGCCTCGGTCCTGTTCGCCGATATCGTCGGATTCACCGAGCGGGCCAGCAGCACGGCGCCGGCCGACCTGGTGCGCTTTCTCGACCGGCTGTACAGCGCTTTCGACGCGCTCGTGGACAAGCACGGCCTCGAGAAGATCAAAGTCAGCGGCGACTCGTACATGGTGGTCAGCGGCGTCCCGCGCGCCAGGCCCGACCACGCCCAGGCGCTCGCGGACTTCGCCCTCGAGATGGCCAATGTTGCGGCCGGACTGCAGGATCCGCACGGCAACGTCGTTCCGCTGCGGGTGGGCATGGCGTGCGGGCCCGTGGTCGCCGGTGTCGTGGGCTCCCGCCGCTTCTTCTATGACGTGTGGGGCGACGCCGTCAATGTCGCGTCCCGGATGGAATCCACCGACTCGGTGGGCCGAATTCAGGTGCCCCAGGCCATGTACGAGCGTCTCAAGGACGAATTCGTGTTGCAGGAGCGCGGCCACATCGACGTCAAAGGTAAAGGACTCATGCGTACCTGGTATCTGATCGGGCGCAAGGCGGCCAGCGAAACCACCAAGGAAACCACCGATCTGTCGGCCGAGGCTTCACGTAGGGCCCACGTGTAG
- a CDS encoding DUF488 family protein: MLYTIGHGAKTAEEITAALRRHGITLLVDVRSFPGSRRNPDVSKEAMPDWLGAAGIAYRHEPDLGGRRKPPTEPVPRDLWWQNRAFANYAAHTRTPGFQAAYERLLRDADACNVAVMCGEPTWWRCHRRMIADLATRDGHEVCHIMPNGALSPHHMSDWLATD; this comes from the coding sequence ATGCTGTACACCATCGGCCACGGGGCGAAAACCGCCGAGGAAATCACCGCCGCGCTTCGCCGGCACGGCATCACGCTGTTGGTCGACGTCCGCAGTTTTCCCGGGTCCCGGCGCAACCCCGACGTGTCGAAGGAAGCGATGCCGGACTGGCTGGGCGCCGCCGGGATCGCCTATCGCCACGAACCGGATCTCGGTGGGCGACGCAAGCCGCCCACCGAACCGGTACCGCGCGACCTGTGGTGGCAAAACCGGGCATTCGCCAACTACGCGGCCCACACCCGCACGCCGGGCTTTCAAGCCGCATACGAGCGGCTGCTGCGCGATGCCGACGCGTGCAACGTGGCGGTGATGTGCGGGGAGCCGACCTGGTGGCGCTGCCACCGCCGCATGATCGCCGACCTGGCCACCCGGGACGGACACGAGGTGTGCCACATCATGCCCAACGGGGCACTCTCGCCACACCACATGTCCGACTGGCTCGCAACCGATTGA
- a CDS encoding ANTAR domain-containing response regulator, with translation MTGPTTDTDAAVPRRVLIAEDEALIRMDLAEMLREEGYDIVGEAGDGQEAVELAEQHKPDLVIMDVKMPRRDGIDAASEIASKRIAPIVVLTAFSQRDLVERARDAGAMAYLVKPFTISDLIPAIELAVSRFAEISELEREVATLSERLETRKLVERAKGLLQAKQGMTEPEAFKWIQRAAMDRRTTMKRVAEVVLETLDTPDE, from the coding sequence ATGACAGGCCCCACGACCGACACCGACGCCGCCGTGCCGCGCCGGGTCCTGATCGCTGAAGACGAAGCGCTCATCCGCATGGACCTCGCCGAGATGCTGCGAGAGGAGGGTTACGACATCGTCGGGGAGGCCGGCGACGGACAGGAAGCCGTCGAGCTGGCCGAACAACATAAGCCCGACTTGGTGATCATGGACGTGAAGATGCCGCGCCGCGACGGGATCGACGCGGCGTCGGAGATCGCCAGCAAGCGCATCGCACCGATCGTGGTGCTGACCGCGTTCAGCCAGCGCGACTTGGTCGAACGGGCCCGCGATGCCGGGGCGATGGCCTACCTGGTGAAGCCCTTTACGATCAGCGACCTGATTCCGGCTATCGAGTTGGCGGTCAGCCGCTTCGCCGAAATCAGCGAGCTGGAACGCGAAGTGGCGACGCTGTCCGAGCGGCTGGAGACCCGAAAGCTCGTCGAACGCGCCAAGGGCCTGCTGCAGGCCAAGCAGGGCATGACCGAGCCCGAGGCGTTCAAGTGGATTCAGCGCGCCGCCATGGACCGGCGGACCACCATGAAACGCGTCGCCGAAGTCGTCCTGGAAACCCTCGACACACCCGACGAGTAA
- a CDS encoding lipid-transfer protein, which yields MTMSTPEPLYILGAGMHPWGKWGRDFTEYGVVAARAALAEAGLDWRQIQLVAGADTIRNGYPGFIAGSTFAQKLGWNGVPVSSSYAACASGSQALQSARAQILAGFCDVALVIGADTTPKGAFAPVGGERKNDPDWQRFHLIGAMNPVYFALLARRRMDLYGATADDFAQVKVKNSRHGLQNPNARYRKEASVDDVLASPVVADPLRQLDICATSDGAAALIVAGAEFARKHLGSLDGVPSVRAVSTVTPRYPQHLPELPDIATDSTAAVPAPDRVFKDQILDAAYAEAGIGPEDVSLAEVYDLSTALELDWYEHLGLCPKGEAEALLRSGATTIGGKVPVNPSGGLACFGEAIPAQAIAQVCELTWQLRGQATGRQVENATVGVTANQGLFGHGSSVIVAR from the coding sequence CTGACCATGAGTACGCCCGAACCGCTCTACATCCTCGGCGCCGGAATGCACCCGTGGGGCAAGTGGGGCCGCGACTTCACCGAATACGGGGTGGTCGCCGCGCGCGCCGCGCTGGCCGAGGCCGGCCTGGACTGGCGGCAGATCCAGCTGGTCGCCGGCGCGGACACCATTCGCAACGGCTACCCGGGCTTCATCGCCGGGTCGACGTTCGCCCAGAAGCTCGGCTGGAACGGCGTGCCGGTCAGCTCGAGCTACGCCGCGTGCGCCAGCGGCTCGCAGGCGCTGCAGAGCGCGCGCGCCCAGATCCTGGCCGGTTTCTGCGACGTCGCGCTGGTGATCGGCGCCGACACCACCCCGAAGGGCGCGTTCGCCCCCGTCGGCGGGGAACGCAAGAACGATCCCGACTGGCAGCGGTTCCACTTGATCGGCGCGATGAACCCGGTGTATTTCGCGCTGCTGGCGCGCCGCCGGATGGACCTCTACGGCGCGACGGCCGATGACTTCGCTCAGGTGAAGGTGAAGAACTCGCGGCACGGCCTACAGAACCCGAACGCCCGCTACCGCAAGGAAGCATCGGTCGATGACGTGCTCGCCAGCCCGGTGGTGGCCGACCCGTTGCGGCAGCTCGACATCTGCGCCACCTCCGACGGCGCGGCGGCCCTGATCGTGGCCGGCGCCGAGTTCGCCCGCAAGCACCTGGGCTCGCTCGACGGCGTGCCGTCGGTGCGCGCGGTCAGCACGGTCACCCCCCGCTACCCGCAGCACCTGCCCGAATTACCGGACATCGCAACGGATTCCACCGCCGCGGTGCCCGCGCCGGACCGGGTGTTCAAGGACCAGATCCTGGACGCGGCCTACGCCGAGGCGGGCATCGGACCCGAGGACGTCAGCCTGGCCGAGGTCTACGACCTGTCCACCGCGCTGGAGCTCGACTGGTACGAGCACCTCGGGCTCTGCCCCAAGGGTGAGGCCGAGGCGCTGTTGCGCAGCGGCGCGACCACCATCGGCGGCAAGGTGCCGGTCAACCCGTCGGGCGGGCTGGCCTGCTTCGGCGAGGCCATCCCCGCGCAGGCCATCGCGCAGGTGTGCGAGCTCACCTGGCAGCTGCGGGGTCAGGCGACCGGCCGGCAGGTGGAGAACGCCACCGTCGGCGTCACCGCCAACCAGGGCCTGTTCGGGCACGGCTCGTCGGTGATCGTCGCGCGCTAG
- a CDS encoding Zn-ribbon domain-containing OB-fold protein, which produces MPEVTSQEPAIDGWFATDDAGSTHLIGSKCPECGTYVFPPRENNCPNPGCCSDTLESVALSRRGTLWSYTENRYPPPPPYPAPDPFEPFAIAAVELADEGLIVLGKVVEGTLAADLKVGMEMELTTMPLFTDDDGVQRIVYAWKVA; this is translated from the coding sequence GTGCCAGAGGTCACCAGCCAAGAACCCGCGATCGACGGGTGGTTCGCCACAGACGACGCCGGAAGCACCCACCTGATCGGCAGCAAGTGCCCCGAGTGCGGCACCTACGTCTTCCCGCCGCGGGAGAACAACTGCCCCAACCCCGGCTGCTGCAGCGACACACTAGAGTCCGTCGCGTTGTCCCGTCGGGGCACGCTGTGGAGCTACACCGAAAACCGGTATCCGCCCCCGCCGCCCTACCCCGCCCCGGATCCCTTCGAGCCCTTCGCCATTGCCGCGGTCGAGCTGGCCGATGAGGGACTCATTGTGCTGGGCAAGGTTGTCGAGGGGACGCTGGCCGCCGATTTGAAGGTCGGCATGGAGATGGAGCTGACCACCATGCCGCTGTTCACCGACGACGACGGCGTGCAGCGCATCGTGTACGCGTGGAAGGTGGCCTGA
- the polA gene encoding DNA polymerase I, translating to MLLDGNSLAFRAFYALPAENFKTRGGLTTNAVYGFTAMLINLLRDEAPTHVAAAFDVSRQTFRSERYPEYKANRASTPDEFHGQIDITKEVLNALGITVLAEPGFEADDLIATLATQAEREGFRVLVVTGDRDSLQLVSDDVTVLYPRKGVSELTRFTPEAVVEKYGLTPAQYPDFAALRGDPSDNLPGIPGVGEKTASKWIAEYGSLQGLVDNVDSVRGKVGDALRANLAGVIRNRELTDLVKDVPLAQTPDTLRMQPWDRDHIHRLFDDLEFRVLRDRLFDTLAAVEPEVDEGFDVRGGALQPGELAAWLAEHGSGKRFGLAVVGTHLAYDADATALAIVSADGEGRYIDTSALDPGDEAALASWLADPGAPKALHEAKLAMHDLAGRGWTLAGVTSDTALAAYLVRPGQRSFSLEDLSLRYLRRELRAESPEQQQLSLLDDTDGTDDQAVQTLILRAMAVLDLADALDEELARINSTSLLGGMELPVQRVLAGMEHTGIAVDLDLLTELQSDFAHQIRDAAEAAYGVIGKQINLGSPKQLQAVLFDELQMPKSKRTKTGYTTDADALQSLFDKTGHPFLQHLLTHRDATRLKVTVDGLLNSVASDGRIHTTFNQTIAATGRLSSTEPNLQNIPIRTEAGRRIRDAFVVGDGYSELMTADYSQIEMRIMAHLSRDEGLIEAFNTGEDLHSFVASRAFGVPIEEVTPELRRRVKAMSYGLAYGLSAYGLSQQLKISTEEAKDQMDAYFARFGGVRDYLMNVVEQARKDGYTSTVLGRRRYLPELDSSNRQVREAAERAALNAPIQGSAADIIKVAMIEVDKAIKEAGLKSRMLLQVHDELLFEVAPGERDRLEALARERMGGAYPLDVPLEVSVGYGRSWDAAAH from the coding sequence ATGTTGCTCGACGGCAATTCGCTCGCCTTCCGCGCGTTCTATGCGCTGCCCGCCGAGAATTTCAAGACCCGCGGCGGCCTGACCACCAACGCGGTCTACGGCTTCACCGCGATGCTGATCAACCTGTTGCGCGACGAGGCCCCGACGCACGTCGCGGCGGCGTTCGACGTGTCCCGCCAGACCTTCCGCTCCGAGCGGTACCCGGAATACAAGGCCAACCGCGCGTCGACGCCCGACGAGTTCCACGGCCAGATCGACATCACCAAGGAAGTGCTGAACGCGCTGGGCATCACGGTGCTGGCCGAGCCCGGCTTCGAGGCCGACGACCTCATCGCGACCCTGGCCACCCAGGCGGAGCGCGAGGGCTTCCGCGTCCTGGTCGTCACCGGCGACCGGGACTCCCTGCAGTTGGTCAGCGACGACGTGACCGTCCTCTACCCGCGCAAGGGCGTCAGCGAACTCACCCGGTTCACCCCGGAGGCCGTCGTCGAAAAGTACGGGTTGACCCCCGCGCAGTACCCCGACTTCGCCGCCCTGCGTGGGGATCCCAGCGACAACCTGCCCGGCATCCCCGGCGTCGGGGAGAAGACCGCGTCCAAGTGGATCGCCGAATACGGCTCGCTGCAGGGGCTGGTGGACAACGTCGACTCGGTGCGCGGCAAGGTCGGCGACGCGCTGCGGGCCAACCTGGCCGGCGTGATCCGCAACCGGGAGCTCACCGATCTCGTCAAAGACGTGCCGCTGGCGCAGACCCCGGACACGCTGCGCATGCAGCCGTGGGACCGCGACCACATCCACCGCCTCTTCGACGACCTGGAGTTCCGGGTGTTGCGCGACCGGCTGTTCGACACCCTGGCGGCCGTGGAGCCCGAGGTCGACGAGGGTTTCGACGTGCGCGGCGGCGCGCTGCAGCCCGGCGAGCTGGCGGCGTGGCTGGCCGAGCACGGCTCGGGCAAGCGCTTCGGCCTGGCCGTCGTCGGCACCCACCTGGCCTACGACGCCGACGCCACCGCGCTGGCCATCGTGTCCGCCGACGGGGAGGGCCGCTACATCGACACCTCGGCGCTGGATCCCGGCGACGAGGCGGCGCTGGCGTCCTGGCTGGCCGACCCGGGCGCGCCCAAGGCGCTGCACGAAGCCAAGCTGGCGATGCACGACCTCGCGGGACGGGGCTGGACGCTGGCCGGCGTCACCTCCGATACCGCGCTGGCCGCCTACCTGGTGCGGCCCGGCCAGCGCAGCTTCTCCCTCGAAGACCTGTCGTTGCGCTACCTGCGCCGCGAACTGCGTGCCGAAAGCCCTGAGCAGCAACAGCTTTCGCTACTCGACGACACTGACGGAACGGACGACCAGGCGGTGCAGACGCTGATCCTGCGTGCCATGGCGGTGCTGGATCTGGCCGATGCGCTCGACGAGGAGCTGGCCCGCATCAACTCCACGTCGCTGTTGGGCGGCATGGAGTTGCCGGTGCAGCGGGTGCTGGCGGGTATGGAACACACCGGTATCGCAGTCGATTTGGATCTGCTGACCGAGCTGCAGAGCGACTTCGCCCACCAGATCCGCGACGCGGCCGAAGCGGCCTACGGGGTGATCGGCAAGCAGATCAACCTCGGCTCGCCAAAACAGTTGCAGGCGGTGCTCTTCGACGAGCTTCAGATGCCGAAGTCCAAGCGCACCAAGACCGGCTACACCACCGACGCCGACGCCCTGCAGTCGCTGTTCGACAAGACCGGCCACCCGTTCCTGCAGCACCTGCTCACCCACCGCGACGCCACCCGGCTCAAGGTGACCGTCGACGGGTTGCTGAACTCGGTGGCCTCCGACGGGCGCATCCACACCACGTTCAACCAGACCATCGCGGCGACGGGCCGGCTGTCGTCGACGGAGCCGAACCTGCAGAACATTCCGATCCGCACCGAGGCCGGCCGGCGGATCCGCGACGCGTTCGTGGTCGGCGACGGCTACAGCGAGCTGATGACCGCCGACTACAGCCAGATCGAGATGCGGATCATGGCGCACCTGTCCCGGGACGAAGGGCTGATCGAGGCCTTCAACACGGGGGAGGACCTGCACTCGTTCGTCGCCTCGCGGGCATTCGGGGTGCCGATCGAGGAGGTCACCCCCGAGCTGCGCCGCCGGGTCAAGGCGATGTCGTACGGGCTGGCCTACGGGTTGAGCGCCTACGGCCTGTCGCAGCAGTTGAAGATCTCCACCGAGGAAGCCAAGGACCAGATGGACGCCTACTTCGCCCGGTTCGGCGGGGTGCGCGACTACCTGATGAACGTCGTGGAGCAGGCCCGCAAGGACGGCTACACCTCGACGGTGCTGGGCCGCCGCCGCTACCTGCCCGAGCTGGACAGCAGTAACCGCCAGGTGCGCGAGGCCGCCGAGCGGGCGGCGCTCAACGCGCCCATCCAGGGCAGCGCCGCCGACATCATCAAGGTGGCGATGATCGAGGTCGACAAGGCGATCAAAGAGGCCGGACTGAAATCCCGCATGCTGCTGCAGGTGCACGACGAACTGTTGTTCGAAGTCGCGCCCGGGGAGCGGGACCGGCTCGAGGCGCTGGCGCGCGAGAGGATGGGCGGCGCCTATCCGCTCGACGTCCCGCTGGAGGTTTCGGTGGGTTACGGCCGCTCGTGGGACGCGGCGGCGCATTGA